CAACAATCGTTTCCGGCGCGCCTTTTCTTGGCCTGCTGGGAACGGTCTGGGGAGTGATGGAGGCCTTTGATTCGATTGCTTCATCAGGTGCGCAAAGCGCCAGCATTCAGAATCTGGCTCCTGGCGTATCCGCCGCGCTGCTCACAACGATCGCCGGACTCGTTGTCGCGATTCCCTCCGTGTTCGGCTACAATTTCCTGCTTTCGACGACGCGGCGCCTCATCACGGAGCTCGAAAACTTCGCAAGCTCGCTCGCCGACCGCATCGAACTGGAATCGAAGTAGACATGGCCAGAACCTTCAAGCGGCAGCGCGCGGCGCACCCCCTGGCTGACTTGAACGTCACCAATCTGGTGGATCTCGCGTTTGTTCTTCTGCTGATCTTCATGATGACAGCACCGCTCATGCAGCCCGAGCAGACAATGGCGGTGAACCTTCCCTTCGAATCGAAGAGCCCTCAGGCGCCCGTCGACAAGGATCAGCGCTATCAAGTTGTTGTCATCGACAAGGAGGGGAGGTTTTACCTTGGCAGCAATCTCGTCTCGTATGACGAGCTGGCAAGGCGACTGATGCTCCTCGGAGCCGAGCCCGAGAGCCGGAAGCTTGTCATACGCCTGCGCGCCGACCTCGGCCTTCAATTTCAACAAGTGGTCCGGGTCATGGATTTGCTGAAACAGGCAAACCTGCTTAGGTTCTGGATCGATACCCAGACCGAAAACTGACGACCTCTCCGCCGCAATGACCGCACGTTCGCCCAGCGCATTCGCCGCTTCGCTAGGGATTCATGCGCTGGCTGTGGTGATCATGCTGCTGGTGGCGCACCTGCTTCATCGCAGCACCGAGGATGGACCGAAAATCTTCACCCTGGTCGGCGGCGAAGGCTCAAATTACGCGGCAACGCAGGCGCCCGCCGCTGGCGAACCTGGGGCAACCGGGTCGGAACAGGTGGCGCTTCCTCCCATAGTCACTCCGGTTCGTCAGCCCGAACCCGAACCACCGCTAGCCGTTTCGCAGCAGGCCCCTGATCCGACAACCCTGAAGGCGGTCGAACCGGTCAAGCCTGCTCCGCCAGCAGTGACCAAGCCCGTGGATTTTACCAGGAACATCGTGCGCCTGTCCGAAAAGCGGAAGGCCAACATCGAGAAGAAATTCAAGGCGGACCTCGCAAGGGAGGCGAAACTGCAGGCGGAACGCGATCGGAA
This genomic window from Opitutaceae bacterium contains:
- a CDS encoding biopolymer transporter ExbD, which translates into the protein MARTFKRQRAAHPLADLNVTNLVDLAFVLLLIFMMTAPLMQPEQTMAVNLPFESKSPQAPVDKDQRYQVVVIDKEGRFYLGSNLVSYDELARRLMLLGAEPESRKLVIRLRADLGLQFQQVVRVMDLLKQANLLRFWIDTQTEN